The Pochonia chlamydosporia 170 chromosome 3, whole genome shotgun sequence genome contains the following window.
TGAGATCCCCCGTCCTCCTCCCggtcaacctcctccccgTAACCCTCAGCCTggtcaacctcctccccgtcaacctcctctccgCCAACCTCCTTCCCGTAACCCTCAGCCTggtcaacctcctccccgTCAACCTCGACCCCGCCAACCTCCTTCCCGTAACCCTCAGCCTggtcaacctcctccccgTAACCCTCAGCCTggtcaacctcctccccgTCAACCTCGACTCCGCCAACCTCTTTCCCGTAACCCTCAGCCTGGTCAACCTCCTCCCGGTAACCCTCAGCCTGCTCGTCCTCCTCCCGGTAACCCTCTTGTGCAgtctcctcgtcctcctcgtcgtcttcctgcTCCTGTTCGAAAATATAGGTATCGCAACCCCGACATGCCGACAGGGACCCCGACATTGATATCCCCTTTTCGCCCATTTCAGACCCCCGGTCCTCCTCCCCCACAGAGGGATCGTAGCGAGTCGCCGAAAGGGACCCCGAGATCCCCTTACCCGCCATATAAGCCCTTacctcctcctccccgtCCCCCTGGCCCTGTTCGTGGCCCTTACCCTCCTCTTCCGAAGTATCGCACCCCTTACCCGCCACCAACTTCGCGCATCCCTCCTCCTTACCCTCCTCCTACGCGCGATGGAGCACGCGGCGTTAACTATCCCGACGGTATTTGCAGACCTTGGCCGTGCCAGAATGATAATGGGTGCAGGTACAAACCGGGCTGCCGCAGGTGTAGTAGTGGGAAGTGCGTAAGTTAACATTGAAGAATGTTATCTGCCTAGGCACTGGTGGCAAAAGCGACTTAGCTTGCGGTGTATTCTCCCGAGTACACTAGACTTTATAAAAACATTTGAAGTTATCCACACCCCTAGGTTGGGTAGCCAGCTTATGAGGATGGGGGATATTGCTCAGGTTGGATACCCTTTTAATATTAAGTCTTTGCCTTAACTATCGGGCCGCTCGCGCATGCGCACTTCTAGCACATTAGAAAGAACCAAATATTTAAACAGGAGCCAAGTGTATAGTAGCTATGGAAGTATCGCATAACAGCTATAGACACTTGGGAAATTAAGGAAGTTGAGAAAATAACTAACTATTTAACTATGTATCTAAAGAAATAATAGAAATAAAGGGGAAATAACTCTCTTTATAGACTAGTTTAAGGGATATTCCTAATGCTAAGAGAAAAGATAAAAGGAAAGTTAAAAAAGCAATAAATATTAAACCTTTTTTTGTTAGAAAGAAAGAACTATTAGAAAAGAGGTTAGGAAAAGGAAGCAATATTAAACAACCTCTCGTAAACACATTGCAATTTAACGTTGATGGCACTGGCCAAGAGGTAAAGTCATTAAGCATGCGCAGTACTCAAGCGACAGATTCAGCTGTCACATTAAACGTTGCAACGATTGTCACGGTGCTAGTAGAAGTCAACGGGGTAGCCTTTACTATAATCTCTTCAGGCGACGGAGCCATGTTAACAGTGTCATGGTGCATTATAACGGCATCAATACATTCAGTTCACAAAGATGCCACtgccttctccaacttgtctTAGTTTTTTCCGAAGTAGAGAAAATAGTATTAGAAGGAAATAATTTGGAGACAAGGTAGGTACGCCTGAGAAGGGTATCGCGGCAAGACTGCAGCTTTAGTCCATGTGTTGAACCTCTACAACCTCTTTGCAACCCCATCATCGTGGACTTGAATTCCGGGTATGCTGATGCTCCTCCAGTGTCTTCGCTCTAATGAGGCCAATACCTCTAAGGGTATTGTGTCCCCAGCAGCCCTGTTCAGCCTGCTATCCAGTCTCAACCTTTGCGTTCTGAAAAGTAAAGCCGTGCTTCTCAAAAACGGCACACTGCTTCGACTGCCCCGGATTATCCGTGACAGACGGAGGCATGCTCAACAATGCAATCTGTTTAGCGTTCTTCTTATACTGAGAAATGCGGTACTCATCGTGACCAAAAATCTCGAGTGTAGACGTATATGCCGGCCCCCTTATCTTGAGCATCTTAGTATCCGGGTTCGGATCGCCAGTCCTGATGAATGCGCCCCAGATATCATTAAGAAGCTGCGAGTGTAAAatgtcatcttcaccaaaGTACGGCTGCACGCCTTTAGTCTTGCTGTTTAGATTGCCCCAGACAGGAAGAACGTCCGCCGAATGACAGGTAGCGTTGTAGTTGTCGTTCGGGAAGCATACGCTCGTGGTATTAGTCGACGACTGTTGATGCCCCTGGCCGATCTCAACCTCATAGAGGGACGAGAACGCATACAAGCCGCCATTGTCTAAGAGATAAGCCTGTGGACATGTCCACTGTGCCTCTGTAACCGCCTTGCTGACCATGTTGCGGACGGAGTCGGGGTCTTTCGGGTCAGTTTTAAAGGCGCCAGATGCAATCATGCTGGAAGCAAGATCCGAGGGGAAAGCAATTCCGAAAGTCGAGTCCAGCAGAGCTTGTGTATTGCCGATGCTAGATGTGAGAACGCGGTTCACATACATTGTTCCTTCGTCCTTGACCGTCGTAAACATAACTGGTACCCGTGAAGGCaccttgccattcttgagGAGCTTGTCGAATTGGTCGTCAATGACACCCGTACCCTTATCATCAACCATTGGTAGAATGGGCTCCGTTTGAGCTTGGAACAGGCCAGAGTGAAAGTAGTTCTTGGCCACAACCTGGGCAATTCCAGAGAGCGCAGTAGCATAGTTCTTATTGCTCGCTATGAAACTGGTCGCAGGAACAGACTGCAGGCAAGAAACCAAGTCTTTTTCCGTCTTGGTGTCATTACATCCCACAGCAGTAGCCACAATAGGCGTGATCATTTTGGAATACACATCCCTAGTAAACCAAGGCAAGTCAACCGGGGCAGACTGAACAATAGCGCCATGAAAGAGGCCCTTAgccgaagacgacgacaagagAGCAATGCTGCTCTGCCCACCAGCTGACTGACCGAAGATAGTCACTTGCTCGGGATCGCCACCAAAAGCAGCAACGTGGTCTCGTACCCAGCGAAGAGCTTGGATCTGGTCTTTGATACCAAGGCTCCCGTCGAGCATCGACTCACTAGCCAGGAATCCCAAGGCGCCTATGCGGTAGTTGACCGTGACGATGACAACATCGTTACGACTGGCAAAGTTGCCTCCGTCGTAGTCGATAAGTGAGTTTGCGCCTACGACAAACGCACCACCATAGAAGTAGACTGCCACAGGGCGACGAGCCGAGCTGCGTGACACTTTGGCCGGCAGAACAGGAGTGAAGACGTTGAGGTAGAGACAGTCTTCGGATATGTTGGTCGAGTCGCCAAATGGACTGACGGGCTGAATGCACGGCGCACTCACTTTTGTTGCGTCGATACTTCTGGTTCCCGTGTAGTTCTGAGGTGGCATGAACCTGAGTTTCTGAACCGGCGCATCCGCAAAGGGTATTCCAAGGAAACGGAACGATCTCTTGTCTCTGTAGCCAGTGATCTTGTAGTCGCTGGAAGTAACCGTGACTTTTGAATCCTTCATAGGACTGGTATTTTTGTCGGTCGTCGGCGCAACTTTGGAGGAGCACAGCGAAGGCAGTTTGGTGTCACAGGAAACTTTGGACACCCGCCTAGATCGATAAGAGTACGCCATACACTCATCGTCTTCGCTGCTTTGAACCCATAGCGAGTCTCCTTTTGTAAGACCGCCCGTGGCAACGAGGTAGTCGAGCTCAAACTGAATATCAGTGACTTTGCAGTTGCTGCGCACCGTGGAGATGGGGAGAAGCGTCTCTCCGACGGCGGCGCAACGTCTCAATGCATTCTTGTGGTTCAAGTGATCGTGAATGAGCAATGCAGCTCCGCCGCTGTTTTCCGGTCTGAGATTGTTATAGTTGAGGACTTGGACAGTACCAACCGAGCTGCTGTCAGGggatgaagccaaggcagcGTGTCCGCATAGCAGCAGCACGCCGCTGACGAACTGGACGTGCATTATGACTAGAATCAACGAGTGATGGTCAACAGTTTCCGTGTCGCTCCTTGAATAGGCGAGGGATCAGCCCGCCTAAATAGAAAATGAGTTCCTACATAGATAGCTCGCTTGGAAGAACAGGTATTTACCCCGGATCTCTCGGGGCCGAGGCAAGGTAACCCGTACCTTGCTCCCAGCATCACCACTTGcctgtgatgttgaaggaagGAATCTACAATTCATCATGCAACGTTCCCCGCCCCCAAAAACACAAACTTATGATCCTAGTGTTATTATCCTTGACATGTTGTCATCCGTCTCATGTCTGATTTAAACTCGCGTGTCAATGGTTTGGGTTAGCCTCGAATCCTATACCCGATCCAGTTTAGCATTTAGGAGCCTGTTCGATAAATTACCCGACAGCCAGTCTAGTTTGTACTAATTGGGTGGAAACTTGGGGAATAGCCGACCGTCGGGTACTGCCATATGGACTTTAATCAGGGCGAAATGGGTCAAGGTATCGGCTGCGGACAAAGGCGTTATGGCTTCAATAGGAAATTAGTCACTAGGCTAGCACGTAACAGTTACTTTATCACTGAACGATAAAGGGGAAGTTTTGTATTGATAACTACTGAAAACCCCGAACCTGTCCGCTTTGATGTCACTTGACTTGCATGTTTGTGCTGAAAGCCAACAACCCGACTTGACAGTATAGCCCTCAATGCCGACTTTTGCTGAACTTCCTTCAACATGTAGCCCTACGTCTCAACTAACTGCTCTGGCAAATGTCTACGGTCGCACATTAGCTAAGCTCCGCAATTCGCTGTCAAATTGATTTTGGCAAAAATCGCAAAATGCactcaacagcagcaaataGCCATATTCTTAACTAATAGCACATTCTATAGAAAAAGAGTTATAGTAAATATAGTAACCAGAGGCACGCaataaatatatataaaaaATTTTTGCTCTTAATTGTGGTACATTTTTCCGCCTAGAGGTATAGCCAGAGGTACAGCCATATATGTAAGGTGCAGCTAAAGTCTAGTTGCCTGTAACCCACCATATGTGCACCTATGCCTCTGTGCTTGCACACATGCATATACCTTTGGCTATACCTTTTGGCCTTAATGTGCCACCGTAAAATGTCCGGTAAGTTAACCTTCCCAGCGGCTCTTTCGGGGTTACCTCGTCTGGTGCCTGCGGGATTGAAAGAACCTTTTTGACCCTCTCGCAGTTTGCGCTAAATGAGATCAAGTCCAAACGACTTCTAATTTGAACGCTACCATCCACGGTCCTCATGAAGCATTTACGATATATCATTGTCTTCGGGCATACTATTGCTATCGATATTTCAGCCCCTCCTTCGGCATTCGTATCTCTACGTCAGGGGCTGTTGTGAATGCGCATTTTCCAACACCACCTGACCTCTTAACCACTCCCCATTGCACTGGCATCAAGTATCCATTTTCACGATCCTCTTCTAAAACATGGCACGCCGCGCTAATAGCCCTACTATTCGTTGCGACCATTCTCATTGTCCCATCATACTTTCGAAGCCCCAACAGTCCAACGGCGGCAAGCAGGCCGGCTCCAACAGCCATGGCTAATCTCCCATCAGTCAAGGAACAGTTCCAAACGGTATACATGCAGCTGTGAAACTCACCTGTAATCATAGCAATAGGGCTGTAAGCACATGTAGAAAATGTCGCATATCTATCCACAGTTCCATCCGTATACAGAGCAGTGATTCTTGCAAGAAAAAGACTCTGACTCAGGAGAAAGTGCATGACACCCGATGTAATATACAGCGGCACGCCATATCGCAACGGCAGTGATATAAAATAACTTGATCTCTGAATGCCAATGGGCTCAGAAACTCGTAGTGGCTTACGCTTAACGGTCTTGTATAAGAGGCTGAACTCTCGCTGCACCAGCATCGTGCTCATCATTGCGTTGTA
Protein-coding sequences here:
- a CDS encoding cholinesterase (similar to Aspergillus terreus NIH2624 XP_001209152.1), whose translation is MHVQFVSGVLLLCGHAALASSPDSSSVGTVQVLNYNNLRPENSGGAALLIHDHLNHKNALRRCAAVGETLLPISTVRSNCKVTDIQFELDYLVATGGLTKGDSLWVQSSEDDECMAYSYRSRRVSKVSCDTKLPSLCSSKVAPTTDKNTSPMKDSKVTVTSSDYKITGYRDKRSFRFLGIPFADAPVQKLRFMPPQNYTGTRSIDATKVSAPCIQPVSPFGDSTNISEDCLYLNVFTPVLPAKVSRSSARRPVAVYFYGGAFVVGANSLIDYDGGNFASRNDVVIVTVNYRIGALGFLASESMLDGSLGIKDQIQALRWVRDHVAAFGGDPEQVTIFGQSAGGQSSIALLSSSSAKGLFHGAIVQSAPVDLPWFTRDVYSKMITPIVATAVGCNDTKTEKDLVSCLQSVPATSFIASNKNYATALSGIAQVVAKNYFHSGLFQAQTEPILPMVDDKGTGVIDDQFDKLLKNGKVPSRVPVMFTTVKDEGTMYVNRVLTSSIGNTQALLDSTFGIAFPSDLASSMIASGAFKTDPKDPDSVRNMVSKAVTEAQWTCPQAYLLDNGGLYAFSSLYEVEIGQGHQQSSTNTTSVCFPNDNYNATCHSADVLPVWGNLNSKTKGVQPYFGEDDILHSQLLNDIWGAFIRTGDPNPDTKMLKIRGPAYTSTLEIFGHDEYRISQYKKNAKQIALLSMPPSVTDNPGQSKQCAVFEKHGFTFQNAKVETG